The Agromyces mangrovi genome contains a region encoding:
- the rpsO gene encoding 30S ribosomal protein S15, with the protein MALDAETKKAIIDEYATHPGDTGSPEVQIAILSTRIKDLTEHLKEHKHDHHSRRGLLLLVGQRRRLLGYLADVDIDRYRALIGRLGLRR; encoded by the coding sequence ATGGCACTGGATGCAGAGACCAAGAAGGCGATCATCGACGAGTACGCGACCCACCCCGGTGACACTGGATCCCCCGAGGTCCAGATCGCGATCCTCAGCACCCGCATCAAGGACCTCACCGAGCACCTCAAGGAGCACAAGCACGACCACCACTCGCGTCGTGGCCTGCTCCTCCTGGTCGGTCAGCGTCGTCGTCTGCTCGGCTACCTCGCCGACGTCGACATCGACCGCTACCGTGCGCTCATCGGGCGTCTCGGGCTGCGCCGCTAG
- a CDS encoding HNH endonuclease signature motif containing protein has protein sequence MELSAITDPRTALDAELAAITELDRSIRAAQAEQLRRVARARELAADVEGVDELSTFTHRELATRAFIAELATSLSVHERTAGRMVGDAEQLTGRFASTLQTLSDGSMCLGRVRTLLEFASQLPAETQPEFEREALEQGAGDTPSAFRRRARKLRERMHPVEPIERHEVARAERCVGLDPAPDGMAWLSIHLEAERGVAIMSRLDTFADVTGSDDEAGDVRTPMQRRTDAAADLLLGGWLHDAPTGSPLAPPASPLGAVTPKVYVTVPVMTLLGASDEPAELDGYGPIDADTARRIAAHAPSFHRILTHPETGAYLSYGRTTYRVPADLTGYLRVRDGGCRFPGCSRRAQRCDLDHTVDWARAGDTRHDNIAHLCRKHHRLKHKTAWRVTQESDGELLWVSPQAANTSPAPNHPSARNRHPRHPPPRLSHTSLPRPRLPAPRSTTTPNHPGPPTAPSTPRRSSARGTVRSLASCE, from the coding sequence GTGGAGCTCTCCGCGATCACCGACCCGCGTACGGCACTCGATGCCGAGCTGGCGGCGATCACCGAACTCGACCGGTCGATCCGCGCGGCGCAGGCCGAGCAGCTGCGGCGCGTGGCTCGCGCGCGTGAGCTCGCCGCCGACGTCGAGGGCGTCGACGAGCTGAGCACGTTCACGCATCGGGAGCTCGCCACCCGGGCGTTCATCGCCGAGCTCGCCACGTCGCTGTCCGTGCACGAGCGCACCGCGGGGCGCATGGTCGGCGACGCCGAACAGCTGACCGGCCGGTTCGCCTCGACCCTGCAGACCCTCTCCGACGGGTCGATGTGCCTCGGCCGCGTGCGCACCCTGCTCGAGTTCGCCAGCCAACTGCCCGCCGAGACGCAGCCCGAGTTCGAACGCGAAGCCCTCGAACAAGGTGCCGGCGACACCCCGTCCGCGTTCCGGCGGCGCGCCCGAAAGCTGCGCGAGCGCATGCACCCCGTCGAGCCGATCGAACGGCACGAGGTCGCACGCGCCGAACGGTGCGTCGGGCTCGACCCCGCCCCAGACGGCATGGCCTGGCTCAGCATCCACCTCGAAGCCGAGCGTGGGGTCGCGATCATGTCCCGGCTCGACACGTTCGCCGACGTCACCGGATCCGACGACGAGGCAGGCGATGTGCGCACGCCCATGCAGCGCCGCACCGACGCCGCAGCCGACCTCCTCCTCGGCGGCTGGCTGCACGACGCACCCACTGGGTCCCCGCTCGCACCGCCCGCCTCACCGCTCGGCGCGGTCACCCCGAAGGTCTACGTCACCGTGCCCGTCATGACCCTCCTCGGCGCGAGCGACGAACCCGCCGAACTCGACGGCTACGGCCCGATCGACGCCGACACCGCACGCCGCATCGCCGCGCACGCCCCGTCATTCCACCGCATCCTCACCCACCCCGAGACCGGCGCCTACCTCTCCTACGGTCGCACCACCTACCGGGTGCCCGCCGACCTCACCGGCTACCTGCGCGTCCGCGACGGCGGCTGCCGCTTCCCCGGCTGCTCCCGCCGCGCGCAACGCTGCGACCTCGACCACACGGTCGACTGGGCCCGCGCCGGCGACACCCGCCACGACAACATCGCCCACCTCTGCCGCAAGCACCACCGCCTCAAGCACAAGACCGCATGGCGCGTCACCCAAGAATCCGACGGCGAACTCCTCTGGGTCTCCCCGCAGGCCGCGAATACCTCACCAGCGCCGAATCACCCTTCCGCGAGAAACCGCCACCCGAGGCACCCGCCCCCGCGCCTGTCGCACACGAGTCTGCCGCGCCCGCGCCTGCCGGCACCGAGATCGACGACGACCCCGAACCACCCTGGGCCGCCGACCGCACCATCGACCCCGCGGCGTAGCAGTGCGCGAGGCACAGTTCGCTCACTAGCATCGTGCGAGTGA
- a CDS encoding EamA family transporter yields MRASRGLAGIVVGLAAGLAFGAGGAVVKPLLEAGWSPGAAVFARIVVAAVALAIPGLAAMRWSIRPLLSAWRTVLAFAILGVVLTQVAFYAAIERIPVSLGLLIEYLAPVALVLLAWIRLRRAPQRVVIAGSIVAIAGLVLVIGPGGGDLDPVGLLLAGLAMVGMCVYYVLGDRADASLPPLALAASGFVVGAVVLGLVGLTGILPFEFAFVDDVVFLGGTAPWYVPVLVVGLVSTAFAYAAGITAIRMLGTRLASFLGLSEVIFAAIVAWMVLGEVITPLQMLGGVLILAGIVLVRQERDDRSGLDEVPGAEPVPLPSDATAEPPRDDVRGDT; encoded by the coding sequence GTGCGCGCATCACGCGGACTCGCCGGCATCGTCGTCGGCCTCGCCGCCGGCCTCGCGTTCGGCGCGGGCGGCGCCGTCGTCAAGCCGCTGCTCGAGGCCGGCTGGTCGCCCGGTGCCGCGGTCTTCGCGCGCATCGTGGTCGCGGCCGTCGCGCTCGCGATCCCCGGGCTCGCGGCGATGCGGTGGAGCATCCGCCCGCTTCTCTCGGCCTGGCGCACGGTGCTCGCGTTCGCGATCCTCGGCGTCGTGCTCACCCAGGTCGCGTTCTACGCGGCCATCGAGCGCATCCCGGTGAGCCTGGGCCTGCTCATCGAGTACCTCGCGCCCGTCGCCCTCGTGCTGCTCGCCTGGATCCGCCTGCGCCGCGCCCCGCAACGCGTCGTCATCGCCGGCTCGATCGTCGCGATCGCGGGCCTCGTGCTCGTCATCGGACCCGGCGGCGGCGACCTCGACCCCGTCGGGCTCCTGCTCGCGGGCCTCGCGATGGTCGGCATGTGCGTGTACTACGTGCTCGGTGATCGAGCGGATGCCTCGCTGCCGCCGCTCGCCCTCGCGGCGTCCGGCTTCGTGGTCGGCGCGGTCGTGCTGGGGCTCGTCGGCCTCACCGGCATCCTGCCGTTCGAGTTCGCCTTCGTCGACGACGTCGTCTTCCTCGGCGGCACCGCGCCCTGGTACGTGCCCGTGCTCGTCGTCGGACTCGTCTCGACCGCGTTCGCGTATGCGGCCGGCATCACCGCGATCCGCATGCTCGGCACGCGCCTGGCGTCGTTCCTCGGGCTGTCCGAGGTGATCTTCGCCGCGATCGTCGCGTGGATGGTGCTCGGCGAGGTCATCACGCCGCTCCAGATGCTCGGCGGCGTGCTCATCCTCGCCGGCATCGTGCTCGTGCGGCAGGAGCGCGACGACCGCAGCGGACTCGACGAGGTGCCCGGTGCGGAGCCGGTGCCACTGCCGAGCGACGCGACGGCCGAGCCGCCTCGCGACGACGTCCGAGGCGACACCTAG
- a CDS encoding NADPH:quinone reductase has protein sequence MQAIVYSRPGDSSVLSLVERPLPVPAAGEVRVRIAVSGVNPTDWKARASNPTVPGEIVPNQDGAGVVDAVGADVAGLAVGDRVWIYMAAHGRPTGTAQEYTVVPAERVVPLPADASFALGASLGVPAMTAHRALTVHEFGPARLAPGALTGRVVLVAGGAGAVGHAAIQLAHWAGALVIATVSSPEKAALATAAGADHTIEYTTEDVASRIREVAPDGVDQIVEVSLAANAELDAEIAANHASVAYYADDGGSGFTMPIRPSFAKNVRVQGLLLYTVGQAALDAAAEDVAAAVRDGALPVGADAGLPLHDYPLARTAAAHDAVEKAAVGKVLIHVAEL, from the coding sequence ATGCAGGCGATCGTCTACTCCCGTCCCGGTGACTCCTCCGTGCTCTCGCTCGTTGAGCGGCCGCTGCCCGTTCCCGCCGCGGGGGAGGTGCGCGTGCGCATCGCGGTCTCGGGCGTCAACCCCACGGACTGGAAGGCCCGCGCGAGCAACCCGACCGTGCCCGGCGAGATCGTGCCGAACCAGGACGGCGCGGGCGTGGTGGACGCCGTCGGCGCCGACGTCGCCGGCCTCGCGGTCGGGGACCGCGTGTGGATCTACATGGCCGCCCACGGGCGCCCGACCGGCACGGCCCAGGAGTACACCGTCGTTCCCGCGGAACGCGTCGTCCCCCTGCCCGCCGACGCGAGCTTCGCGCTCGGGGCCAGCCTCGGCGTTCCCGCGATGACGGCGCACCGGGCGCTGACGGTGCACGAGTTCGGCCCCGCACGACTCGCGCCGGGCGCGCTCACGGGCCGCGTCGTGCTCGTCGCGGGCGGCGCCGGCGCCGTGGGGCACGCCGCCATCCAGCTCGCGCACTGGGCGGGAGCGCTCGTCATCGCGACGGTGAGTTCGCCCGAGAAGGCGGCACTCGCGACCGCCGCCGGCGCCGACCACACGATCGAGTACACGACGGAGGACGTCGCGTCGCGGATCCGCGAGGTCGCTCCCGACGGGGTCGACCAGATCGTCGAGGTCTCCCTCGCGGCGAATGCCGAACTGGACGCCGAGATTGCCGCCAACCACGCCTCGGTCGCGTACTACGCCGACGACGGCGGCTCCGGCTTCACGATGCCGATCCGCCCGAGCTTCGCGAAGAACGTCCGCGTCCAGGGGCTCCTGCTCTACACGGTCGGCCAGGCCGCGCTGGATGCCGCCGCCGAAGACGTCGCCGCCGCCGTCCGCGACGGCGCGCTGCCCGTCGGCGCGGACGCGGGCCTGCCGCTGCACGACTATCCGCTCGCACGGACCGCCGCAGCTCACGACGCCGTCGAGAAGGCCGCCGTCGGCAAGGTCCTCATCCACGTCGCCGAACTCTGA
- a CDS encoding S9 family peptidase, whose amino-acid sequence MPFDSLDDYIRIPRVEALALSPDGARAVLTIATLSKDGTAYEKALWSVPADGSGAPTRLTRSAKGEAGAAFTGTGDLLFVSARPDAEADGDDEAAQLWLLPASGGDARPITRLAGGVAGIGAVSEASARVVINAELLPTPADLEAEAALRGRRKKAKVAAILHDSYPVRFWDHDLGPAEPHLLALDLGDLADELPTTDAPGDESDDDATTPYPASLPRPFDLTPRPGREADSAGTAVTPDGATVIASLRVPGPQEGRRILVAIDAATGERRTLVDLPDVDAAGPVISHDGTTLVHVRQAKASPAGPTDVEIWVSDLDGQGARRIAEGWDRWATSLAFADDDASLIATADSDGRAPVFRIPLDGSAPEQLTHDDFAYTDVRVVPGSADLVALRSTWIIAPHPVRIGADGTITPLASPAPATAASARIEDVATTAADGTRVRGWLVLPEGASDAEPAPLLLWIHGGPVASFNAWSWRWNPLLAAARGYAVLLPDPGLSTGYGLDFVGRGWNAWGDEPYTDLMSITDAVEARADIDETRTAAMGGSFGGYMANWVAGHTDRFRAIVTHASLWALDQFAGTTDMTAYWTRIFTPEAMAEHSPHRHLASIRTPLLVIHGDKDYRVPIGEGLRLWSDLAAAHAADDGTTVHRYLTFPDENHWILKPQNAVIWYETIFAFLDQHVHGATFQRPELLG is encoded by the coding sequence ATGCCCTTCGACTCGCTCGACGACTACATCCGCATCCCGAGAGTCGAGGCACTCGCCCTCTCGCCCGACGGCGCCCGTGCGGTGCTCACGATCGCCACGCTGTCGAAGGACGGCACCGCGTACGAGAAGGCGCTCTGGAGCGTGCCCGCGGACGGCTCGGGCGCCCCGACCCGCCTGACCCGCTCCGCGAAGGGCGAGGCCGGCGCTGCGTTCACCGGCACCGGCGACCTGCTGTTCGTCTCGGCCCGCCCCGATGCCGAGGCCGACGGCGACGACGAGGCCGCGCAGCTCTGGCTGCTGCCCGCCTCGGGCGGCGACGCACGGCCGATCACCCGCCTCGCGGGCGGCGTGGCGGGCATCGGCGCCGTCTCCGAGGCATCCGCTCGTGTCGTGATCAACGCCGAACTCCTGCCCACGCCCGCCGATCTCGAGGCCGAGGCCGCCCTCCGCGGCCGCCGCAAGAAGGCCAAGGTCGCCGCGATCCTGCACGACTCGTACCCCGTGCGCTTCTGGGACCACGACCTCGGCCCCGCCGAGCCGCACCTGCTCGCGCTCGACCTCGGCGACCTCGCCGACGAACTGCCGACGACGGATGCCCCGGGCGACGAGTCCGACGACGACGCGACGACCCCGTATCCGGCCAGCCTGCCCCGCCCGTTCGACCTGACGCCCCGGCCCGGCCGCGAGGCCGACTCCGCCGGCACCGCGGTGACGCCCGACGGCGCGACCGTGATCGCGTCGCTCCGCGTGCCCGGCCCGCAGGAGGGCCGCCGCATCCTCGTGGCGATCGACGCCGCGACCGGCGAGCGCCGCACGCTCGTCGACCTGCCCGACGTCGACGCGGCCGGTCCGGTGATCAGCCACGACGGCACGACGCTCGTGCACGTGCGCCAGGCGAAGGCGTCGCCCGCGGGCCCGACCGATGTCGAGATCTGGGTCAGCGACCTCGACGGGCAGGGTGCCCGGCGCATCGCCGAGGGCTGGGACCGCTGGGCCACCTCGCTCGCGTTCGCCGACGACGACGCATCGCTCATCGCGACCGCCGACTCCGACGGCCGCGCGCCGGTCTTCCGCATCCCGCTCGACGGCTCCGCGCCCGAGCAGCTCACCCACGACGACTTCGCGTACACCGACGTGCGCGTCGTGCCCGGCTCCGCCGACCTCGTCGCGCTGCGCTCGACCTGGATCATCGCGCCCCACCCCGTGCGCATCGGCGCCGACGGCACGATCACGCCGCTCGCGAGCCCGGCGCCGGCCACCGCGGCATCCGCCCGCATCGAAGACGTCGCGACCACGGCCGCCGACGGCACCCGCGTGCGTGGCTGGCTCGTGCTGCCCGAGGGCGCCTCCGACGCGGAGCCCGCGCCGCTCCTGCTGTGGATCCACGGTGGGCCCGTCGCGAGCTTCAACGCGTGGAGCTGGCGGTGGAACCCGCTGCTCGCCGCCGCCCGCGGCTACGCCGTGCTGCTGCCCGACCCGGGCCTGTCGACCGGCTACGGCCTCGACTTCGTCGGCCGCGGGTGGAACGCGTGGGGCGACGAGCCGTACACCGACCTCATGTCGATCACCGACGCGGTCGAGGCGCGGGCCGACATCGACGAGACCCGCACCGCGGCGATGGGCGGCTCGTTCGGCGGGTACATGGCGAACTGGGTCGCCGGGCACACCGACCGGTTCCGTGCGATCGTCACGCACGCGAGCCTGTGGGCGCTCGACCAGTTCGCCGGCACGACCGATATGACCGCGTACTGGACCCGCATCTTCACGCCCGAGGCGATGGCGGAGCACTCGCCGCACCGGCACCTCGCGAGCATCCGCACTCCGCTGCTCGTGATCCACGGCGACAAGGACTATCGCGTGCCGATCGGGGAGGGGCTGCGACTCTGGTCCGACCTGGCCGCCGCGCACGCCGCCGACGACGGCACGACCGTGCACCGCTACCTGACCTTCCCCGACGAGAACCACTGGATCCTGAAGCCGCAGAACGCCGTCATCTGGTACGAGACGATCTTCGCCTTCCTCGACC